Proteins from one Triticum aestivum cultivar Chinese Spring chromosome 7A, IWGSC CS RefSeq v2.1, whole genome shotgun sequence genomic window:
- the LOC123154300 gene encoding probable polyol transporter 6 has product MGEEEGQRSNGGDGGGRKGRTNKYAVACSIIGSIISILMGYDSGVMSGAMLFIKEDLKTNDTQLQVLAGILNVCALVGSLTAGRVSDWVGRRLTISLAACIFLAGSVLMGLAPNFATLLVGRCVAGVGVGYALMIAPVYAVEIASAEIRGSLTSLPEICISFGILIGYVANYFLAKLPLVYGWRTMLGLGALPSAVLAVGVLAMPESPRWLVMQGRAEEALVVLRKVCNTAEEADVRLADIKSAAGFVEGEAAPAPPSGGGKGVMKEMFLHPTPAVRRILVAALGVHFFQHLTGIEAVVLYSPRIFKAAGIATRNQILAATISVGVTKTVFIMVAILLVDRVGRRPLYLSSLAGIIASMACLGLGLTVIERSAPHHGAPWAVALAIAAVFTFVAAFSVGVGPITWAYSSEVYPLRLRAQGASVGVAINRIMNAGVSMTFVTLYKAITIGGAFFLFAGLAVVAVAFFYFFCPETQGRALEEIEEVFSRGWRARQRQQAPSPSSVELPPVPDSKARP; this is encoded by the exons AtgggggaggaggaggggcagAGAAGCAatggcggcgacgggggcgggagGAAGGGCAGGACCAACAAGTACGCGGTGGCCTGCTCCATCATCGGCTCCATCATCTCCATCCTCATGGGCTACG ACAGCGGCGTGATGAGCGGCGCGATGCTGTTCATCAAGGAGGACCTCAAGACCAACGACACGCAGCTGCAGGTGCTGGCCGGCATCCTCAACGTCTGCGCGCTCGTGGGATCCCTCACCGCCGGCCGCGTCTCCGACTGGGTCGGCCGGCGCCTCACCATCTCGCTCGCCGCCTGCATCTTCCTCGCGGGCTCCGTCCTCATGGGCCTCGCGCCCAACTTCGCCACGCTCCTGGTCGGCCGCTGCGtcgccggcgtcggcgtcggctaCGCACTCATGATCGCGCCCGTGTACGCCGTGGAGATCGCGTCGGCGGAGATCCGCGGCTCGCTCACCTCGCTCCCCGAGATCTGCATCAGCTTCGGCATCCTCATAGGCTACGTGGCCAATTACTTCCTCGCCAAGCTCCCGCTGGTCTACGGCTGGCGCACCATGCTGGGGCTCGGCGCGCTCCCGAGTGCCGTGCTCGCCGTTGGTGTACTGGCCATGCCGGAGTCGCCCCGCTGGCTCGTCATGCAGGGCCGGGCCGAGGAGGCGCTCGTTGTTCTCCGGAAAGTCTGCAACACGGCGGAGGAGGCCGACGTGCGGCTCGCGGACATCAAGAGCGCCGCCGGGTTCGTCGAGGGCGAGGCCGCGCCCGCGCCTCCCAGCGGCGGCGGCAAGGGCGTGATGAAGGAGATGTTCCTGCACCCGACGCCGGCCGTCCGTCGCATCCTCGTGGCCGCCCTAGGCGTGCACTTCTTCCAGCATCTGACGGGCATCGAGGCGGTGGTGCTGTACAGCCCGCGGATCTTCAAGGCGGCCGGCATCGCCACCCGCAACCAGATCCTCGCGGCCACCATCAGCGTGGGCGTGACCAAGACGGTGTTCATCATGGTGGCGATCCTGCTCGTGGACCGCGTCGGCCGGCGGCCGCTCTATCTGTCCAGCCTCGCCGGCATCATCGCGTCGATGGCCTGCCTCGGGCTGGGCCTCACCGTGATCGAGCGGTCGGCGCCGCACCACGGCGCGCCGTGGGCGGTGGCGCTGGCCATCGCCGCGGTGTTCACCTTCGTGGCGGCCTTCTCCGTCGGCGTGGGGCCCATCACCTGGGCCTACAGCTCGGAGGTGTACCCGCTGCGGCTGCGCGCGCAGGGCGCCAGCGTCGGCGTGGCCATCAACCGCATAATGAACGCCGGCGTCTCCATGACCTTCGTCACGCTGTACAAGGCGATCACCATCGGCGGCGCCTTCTTCCTCTTCGCGGGCCTGGCGGTGGTGGCCGTcgccttcttctacttcttctgcCCGGAGACGCAGGGCAGGGCGCTGGAGGAGATCGAGGAGGTGTTCAGCCGCGGCTGGCGCGCGCGGCAGAGGCAGCaggcgccgtcgccgtcgtcggtggAGCTGCCGCCGGTGCCTGACAGCAAGGCGCGGCCGTGA